A stretch of the Agelaius phoeniceus isolate bAgePho1 chromosome 1, bAgePho1.hap1, whole genome shotgun sequence genome encodes the following:
- the STEAP2 gene encoding metalloreductase STEAP2 produces the protein METISMMGSPKNLNETFLPNAANGIKDASKVTIGIIGSGDFAKSLTIRLIRCGYHVVVGSRNPKHAADFFPHVVDVTHHEDAVAKTNVIFVAIHREHYTSLWDLKHLLAGKILIDVSNNTRVDQYPDSNAEYLASLFPDSLIVKGFNVISAWSLQLGPKDASRQVYICSNNVQARHQVIELARQLSFIPIDLGALSSSREIENLPLRLFTLWKGPVLIAISLATFFFIYSFVRDVIHPYMRNQQSDFYKIPIEIVNKTLPIVAITLLSLVYLSGLIAAAYQLYYGTKYRRFPPWLDSWLQCRKQLGLLSFFFATVHVVYSLCLPMRRSERYLFLNMAYQQVHANVENSWNEEEVWRIEMYISFGIMSLGLLSLLAVTSIPSVNSALNWREFSFIQSTLGYIALLISTFHVLIYGWKRAFEEEYYRFYTPPNFVLALVLPSIVIVGKIILLLPCVSRKLRRIRRGWEKSHVIEEVSGSVPHLSPERITVM, from the exons ATGGAAACAATCTCTATGATGGGGAGTCCCAAGAACCTCAATGAAACTTTTCTACCAAATGCTGCCAATGGCATCAAGGATGCCAGTAAGGTCACGATAGGCATCATTGGAAGTGGAGACTTTGCTAAGTCACTGACAATCAGACTCATCAGATGTGGGTACCACGTGGTCGTAGGGAGCAGAAACCCTAAACATGCTGCTGACTTCTTTCCCCATGTGGTTGATGTCACTCACCATGAAGATGCAGTGGCTAAAACAAACGTCATTTTTGTAGCCATACACAGAGAACATTACACCTCTTTGTGGGATCTCAAACATTTACTTGCTGGTAAAATTCTGATTGATGTCAGCAATAATACAAGAGTAGACCAATATCCAGACTCCAATGCAGAGTATTTGGCATCACTTTTTCCCGATTCCCTAATTGTCAAAGGATTCAATGTCATTTCAGCTTGGTCACTACAGttaggaccaaaagatgccagcAGACAg GTCTATATATGCAGTAACAATGTTCAGGCTCGCCATCAAGTTATTGAGCTTGCCCGTCAGCTCAGTTTCATTCCCATTGATTTGGGGGCACTGTCATCTTCAAGGGAGATTGAAAACCTGCCTCTGCGCCTGTTCACCCTGTGGAAGGGGCCTGTACTCATTGCCATTAGCCTGGcaacatttttcttcatctATTCCTTTGTCAGAGATGTCATCCATCCCTACATGAGAAATCAGCAGAGTGACTTTTACAAGATTCCCATTGAGATTGTCAACAAGACCTTGCCAATTGTTGCTATCACTTTGCTTTCTCTAGTATATTTATCAGGACTTATTGCAGCTGCTTATCAGCTTTACTATGGCACTAAGTACCGGCGCTTTCCTCCTTGGCTGGACAGCTGGCTCCAGTGTCGGAAGCAGCTTGGACTGCTCAGTTTTTTCTTTGCCACAGTGCACGTGGTGTACAGCCTCTGCTTGCCTATGAGGAGATCAGAGAGGTACTTGTTCCTCAACATGGCATACCAACAG GTTCATGCAAATGTTGAAAATTCTTGGAATGAGGAAGAAGTGTGGCGAATTGAAATGTATATCTCCTTTGGAATAATGAGTCTTGGATTGCTTTCCTTGCTGGCAGTAACTTCCATCCCTTCAGTAAACAGTGCCTTAAACTGGAGGGAGTTCAGTTTTATTCAG TCTACACTTGGATACATTGCTCTACTTATAAGTACCTTCCATGTACTGATTTATGGATGGAAGAGAGCTTTTGAAGAAGAGTATTACAGATTTTATACACCACCAAATTTTGTTCTTGCCCTTGTTCTGCCTTCCATTGTAATTGTAGGTAAGATCATCTTACTTTTGCCATGTGTAAGTAGGAAACTGAGGAGAATTCGAAGAGGATGGGAGAAAAGCCATGTTATAGAAGAAGTAAGTGGGTCTGTTCCACATCTCTCCCCAGAAAGGATAACTGTAATGTGA